AATTGTATTGCTAGTTTTCTAATTTCGCAGCTTCAGTTGCCACTCGAAATATGCATAAACTGATTATGACAATATTGGCCATTTTTTGATaggtttttgttttagaaaccaTAGAGCGTATCCTCGAACCAACTTTACATTTCTCCTGAAGATGTATAGGAAGTGCAGACATATTctaagtaaatattaaatttgatcAAGGATGCGCTATATAGTTTCATATACAAAAACTTAGCAAAAATAggccaaaattgtcaaaattttcacaaatttccataatttatgcatattttggatggttaccatggcaactataTTTgccaaattagaaaaaaaatcattatagtTGAATCAGGGAtatactaaatatttaaaatacaataacTTATCACTAAAtaacaagtttgaaaatttgatggacttgggggccaaaaggggcccaaaccatatctagtcctttaCTGAAAACATACTTGTTTTAGCGGTCGTCTTATTTTCAGCGCTTTTGTTTTAAAACCAGCTAATTTCAAATGGTTCTTTTTACACCATTGCTATGACGCATATTTAAAACACACATGTTCACAAAATGCTATTTTGTCAGTGTTAAAATGCATAATTTATTATTCAACACAAGCGTGTTTCTCAGCTCATATGACAAAGAACAGAGTGGATTTATTGTCTTTCTATTGTCAGTGGAAAACTGATGATGATTTTCTATTTCTGCAGAAAATACAAATGTCAACTACATGTAGCTAAAAACAAGACAAAAAGCCCTATCATACTGCTTAGGAAATTTGAATTTCAAAGGAGATTTGGATATTGAAAtttgacaaaacaaaataaaacactacTTAAGCAATATACTCATGTCCTTCCAGCTATTTAATGTCAATGTATTAGCTAAatggtcatcctcgatactccaggggttccgatcacttacaatctctacacacctggactatctcataataaaactggagacaacagaacaaaacaggtaatttagtcatttggtGTACATGAAAAGAGCcctataacggtacactgtggttgacagtgtggctttgatgtaaggcgtcactctctctgtaatcttcaaaggaaatctttgctggcctatgattggtcaaatgttttcctctgagctgccttcaatttcactacgagatagtccaggggtgtagagattgtaagtgatcgaaacccctagagtatcgaggatgctaaATGGTTGTTACATGTCCAGGTAACAATGGGATATAGGTGTATGTAAAGatcaatcataaaaaaaatggGTCAGCTATTACATCCAACcacattgttttcattttgcaAATACTGATTTAGTTAGGCCTCTGTCAAGAACTCCCTTTGTTCCACATAGAGACAAGTTACTATCAGAAACAATGTCACAAACTTTGgtcaaagaaaaacaaagactAAAATCGTCAAGATATGTGTGGTTTATTGTCTGATTGGTATGAAATACTGATCACCTAAGATCATTGGATACTGATATGTCAAACACTTAACTAGGAAATATGCTAGAGTATTAAAAAGTACTGGTAAATATCAAACCTGAGACAACTTTCCTCTGTATACAGCACACGTAAAACAGGAAAAATcaacacagaacaaaaacaagaaCAATCCTACATGAAAGTTTTAATGTAATACATGAAGCACTTCAAATGAgcaataatatataacaaattaaaattgtgtttaaaaGTTAGGGACCAAAACACCACCTTGGTAAACACCTCACAATTCCGGAAAACACTTTTTTATCTGAACCCATTAGGGTCTTTTGAACAAGAGATCAAACAGATGAACAATTCCAGAACTCAGTTTCATTGAaaacatttcttaacttaagTTTTTTCCTTAACTATTTTTtatggaaaattttaagttaaattttGTCGCTATCAAACAAGTTAAATTTTGTCGCTATCAAACACAGGAGCTGtcaaataagtatttttcttcaattacaaaagttacttatggtagttcacaccattaccacaattgaaaagtttgagcttgtcattttacttcaaattaattatattaaaaataattaattatgtcccgaaaaaaaatctgtggtactatgtcttatatagaatgaagtactgattgagcatgcaccaaaagccaaatcttatatattttttgtgttttagataaaattatatatatacacgatcaaaaaccaacaatttttcaaatgatgtgtatcgtttatgctctgtcggcagtggagcatctttaattaaggAATCCCTTGAATTTAAGGAACATTGAAGAAACCGAGGCATGAACATTTATGGTAAAATCATAATGAATCATCTATGAATGTAGGTAGGGTGGGGGAATGtagttttacagtatatataatatacaaatataataatacCACAGGGTACAAtgtaaaaatcatttcaattggaaATCGAGGAGACACTATATAAGGTTTACATAAAGGCCCACTACAGAAACGGCTCCTgatttttaaaaagataatgtaaaatgacattgataattttcatagagttgcaaaagttattagctgtTTACCGtttactacacttatcatcaccttctgaacaatttgattaaaataaattcactcttattttttgttttctgatCGGTAGTGGGCCTATGCATTgtttataataatatgtataaatacacaTTCTTCACAAACATCTTGTACGCTAATTGGCATATATAGGTAAATATTATGGTTTTCTAATTTGGCACTTCATCTCAGTTAATATGTATGCATAGGAATTCTTTTCATTTAGCAAATAAAGTATTAAAAAATCTTCACATCATCATCAAATGTAGAAATAACATTACTgagaatataaaacatatatatatatattacactcCAAAATCAATTTACAAGCTAAGTTTTCATTATGGCTCAATAGAAAAGAAGATTTCCTAAATCAGATTTAGTAGATATAATTCATTTGTTCTGAACAGCACTCTTGTTTAAAATTGTATCAAATAATTTAGAAGCAATTTTCATCTCTATTGAATTGACACAAGGATTCTaatgatgtacatgtgttagaattgggagtttattttttaatgatataatgttatgaaatttgtaatgaaatataAGCATACAATACTttttaatgattattttatttcatactttttcattttttttttaaatgatactATACTTATTTTCAAGCGTTGACAGTTTCATGATTTTgacttaataagaccactttcttgtAGTCCTAATTGGCATCATCATGGCATTATCAAGTCAATCtgaaatacatgtttatatacattggatggtctttatacaatcATTTTAATGCATAAGaccaaaaaatatgtctgtttagagttacattggcaaaaaaaccagggtcggtaggtcgggattcttttttttttttttttttttagtgtctttcactctaaaataatggccggaaccggagtctgatgATATTGATGTTAATTCTTTTTGCATGCATCTTcttaataaatacaatttttaaatcaaaacaataaaatgtcttGAACGAACAAAACCAGTCTATACATGTTGTACACATCGTTTCAGCTGGATTTTTTCTGTTTTCCAACAGACATTCCGAACAATCTGAAGACACAAAGTCGTATAAGTTCAAAGGTTATTGTCAGAGTAAATTCTGGTTTCAGCATATGGATCTTTGGTACCCGACCTACAAAAGAAACACTATAATTAATGTTAGTAGTAGATGTTGATTTACGAAAATAAACTATTAAACTCTAGAATTTACTTTGAAACTCATGATAGTAAATTGCACACAACAGAACAGTAAATAAATACTACAATATCTAAATACTGTATCAAATGGTACAACTATATAGACTGAGTTTATGATCAGAAACAGATGatacagtataaacaacagaTATAACTTCCACTCACCTGTCATGATGTCGGTCCATTTTAACAAGAACTTATCTCCTTTACGTATCACAGCTGCGGTGGCTGCATCCAGTAAGATGGGGAAACGGTACGTCAGCTGACAAAATGCCATGGACCTGTGTATAAAAAGCATCTCTACATACATCTGTACACCCAAGAACATAGCAAAATGGTACATAATGAATTTCAGCTGTGTGCCAGGTTAAGAGACGGAAGAAAGTATTTGGGAAAAAACCCTATCAAACTACATTCAGCAATTGGCAATTGCACCACTGGGATTTGAACCCACAACCAAAAGTTGGAGGGCTAttggtaatacatgtatatcaggaCACCTTTACCACTTATCTACTGCAGCgtctttatatatatcatctaaCTAATAAGTTCTATGAactcttatatttacataatttcatataggacattttgaaccaatatttttttcaaacaaatccTTATAATTTAGTTGTAATGACAACACCAGCTGAATTTGTTGGATTTTTATGATTCTCAAACTTAAGAAATAAATCTATGGACACATAAACTAATTCTAAAAAGAAACCTCTGATAGATTATCCATAAGTTTTGAACATTGATATATACAATGGCAAGCGAAGTGTTTTCCATACAATACCAGAAGACATTATGAAATTATACAGTCACACTTTTttaatgaccaactctgtataaagatcacctgcaTAGAAGAACATTTTCTTTGGGTCCCAATTGACAATTTTAATGAACTTTACCTGACATGTGTATGTGAAGATCCCTTGGCTATATACGCGTAGACCACTTTTTTCTTGACCTGTGGACAGTTTTAAAAGACAAGTTTGACGGATTGTATCAAAATACCCATACTCACCATCTAAAGTCAAACCCAAACTTGTTCATCCACCTATGATGGTAAATCTGCATCACATCTTTATTGTAGCTACCGTGAGTCAAAGTTTCGTCTAGAAACATGGCAGCCATTTTCCCACCTTCCATAGCATGGTGAATACCTTCCCCTACAATACAACAATAAAAGTATCATATCTATTGGGTTTTAATTTCACctaaaatatcgaaatttttcAAAACTCAATTTGCTCAATATATGGtgaatatacagtgtattttgtcAAAACTGGCTCTTGTCTAATCCGATTCCTGTGTATCCTGACATAATTTTATGGCATTTTCCTTCGTAtaatttatagtaattaaagCCTTAGTGTTTAATCCGGAAGTAGCTATATTGGCTAAATATGCTGGTCTCAGTGACAACCAAATTAGACATGTTacacagtgtatatatacaaatctgCTATAGCTGGTCTCAAGCCCATGCTGAGAAAAGAGGAGTGATATTTAAGTAGAGGAGATAAcctaaatcattaaaaaaaacaaatcagtCCTATTTGAATATAGACATTCCTTATAATTCACCTGTCATAGGATCAATCATGCCTGCTGCGTCACCAACGATAAGGACATGGTCCCCATAGGTCACCTTCTCTCCTCCCAGTCTAAGGCTGGCTGTGGACAGAAACAGACCAGTATATACCATAGTATAGCTCAAAAAAGTACTTGTCCATGTGGATAGGTcactataataatataataattatgcTTTTATTAGAGACAGATACAGACCATTTTCTATTTACTTAATATCTTTATCAGAGGTATACCGTTTTCTGGACAATTAGTCGCACATGTGTATAAGTCACAAAGGccttttttaacattttttttcaggctttcatacacataagttgCACTGATAAATAAGTTACACGTAAAAATTGAGGCCCATGGACCCACGTAACCCTCTGTGTATACGATCCATCCTAATGAAGTAACGCTGTAATGATTATCGACGACTAGAATCACGAAAACTATCTTTCAAAAAACTTgtactgtaaataaataaataatactaacaatgatgtaaatattcAGCAAGTAAAAATGGATTTTTGTCATTGTCTGAATCCTtgttttatcttaaagtaaCACTCACTGTACTATCCCAATGTTTCAAAATGAAAAGATTTGAAAACCAGTACCTAAAGGACCTCAATAAGGCAACTGCAAGGTTATCTGAAACATCGTAATCTCAGGACCTTTCATGACAACAAGTTCACTTACATACTGTAAGTTCTATCAACCATACTGCACAAATGAAAATCCAAGGACATGAAGGTCCTTTTTAACTCACTAAGTAAACGTACCAGCCTTCATTCTCTCAATTTTGAAGTCATCTCCAAGCGCCCTGCTGATATTCGGGTCGTTCTTCATCAGGTCATCATGCCAGTGGGTAAGGTCGTCAGGCGTGACCTTTGGGTTACCAGGTATGATGTACACACAGTAGTTCAGAACGTCGTTAGGGTGTCGGAATAATGCAGAGTAGCCTGAAATATAATCAGAAACCATGGTGATAGTGATATACATGAAATTCAATTGCCTTTTACTTAACAAGTTTAGGTTAGGACATTGCAGTATTATGATGTCCTTTCCACAATTATGTTGATGACAAAAATTCATAATTTCATTCAGGTTACATCATCCTTGCTTGCACTGCTGACACCAACACATCATTACTAGAGACACAAAGTGGTGCACATGGTAAGAAAATTATCATTCACAATCTTTGGAGTGAAACAGGAGATCTCATCCCTTGGAAACCTCGGGGTGACATTCTCCTGACTCAACCCAGCCCTAAATGTGTAAACAAATCTATTATTCTGTGTTGCCACTATCATACATACCTGGCAGCATCCCCTTGTTGTAGAATACAACACCGTCAGCTTTGAATTTGTGGGTACCACCTTCAACATAGGCCCGGGAACAGTTACTATCAGGGGGGCGGGTGATGAGGCCTAGCTGAGGGGGTCCCAAGGCGCGAGGGGGCACCATCAGCACACACCAGTACCTGGGGGTAAAGTTTACAGATATTATAAAGATAGGAAGGCCTAGCTGTGTCCCGAGGTGTGAGGGGGCACCATCAGTACACACCAGTACCTGGGGGTAAAGTTTACAGGTGTTATAAAGATAGGAAGGCCTAGCTGTGTCCCGAGGTGTGAGGGGGCACCATCAGTACACACCAGTACCTGGGGGTAAAGTTTACAGATATTATAAAGATAGGAAGGCCTAGCTGTGTCCTGAGGTGTGAGGGGGCACCATCAGTACACACCAGTACCTGGGGGTAAAGTTTACAGATATTATAAAGATAGGAAGGCCTCGCTGTGTCCTGAGGTGTGAGGGGGCACCATCAGCACACACCAGTACCTGGGGGTAAAGTTTACAGATATTATAAAGATAGGAAGGCCTAGCTGTGTCCCGAGGTGTGAGGGGGCACCATCAGTACACACCAGTACCTGGGGGTAAAGTTTACAGATATTATAAAGATAGGAAGGCCTAGCTGTGTCCTGAGGTGTGAGGGGGCACCATCAGTACACACCAGTACCTGGGGGTAAAGTTTACAGGTATTATAAAGATAGGAAGGCCTAACTGTGTCCTGAGGTGTGAGGGGGTACCATCAGTACACACCAGTACCTGGGAGTAAAGTTTACAGATATCATAAAGATAGGAAGGCCTCGCTGTGTCCTGAGGTGTGAGGGGGTACCATCAGTACACACCAGTACCTGGGAGTAAAGTTTACAGATATCATAAAGATAGGAAGGCCTCGCTGTGTCCTGAGGTGTGAGGGGCCACCATCAGTACACACCAGTACCTGGGGGTAAAGGCATGACAAAAAGTTGAGGTTGTTTAGGTGGTACACATTGAATAGACTGGTAAGGGGATGCTTACTTATTTATTCTTTTGATTCTATAGAAAGAGAACAAcagtactgtaaaccaacatatTTTCATCTGACTAATGGACAAGATCGTGTATGCCTTCAATGTCAGGTCATCAATGTTATTCAGTTTGATCCTGACCCTCCCTGCTCTACAAGTATTATGGAGGCAGGAAATACAACTGGATACATTGGTTGCATACACCAGATCGTGTTGGGATCAATGCCTTTTGGTAAATCTGGGATTTCCTGCCATTTTACATATATTCAACATATTTTCATAACTTAATATCAGACAGGTTTTTATTTCTAAAGCCTTCTTCAGAGTgatttaattttgcaattttcaatttaaaaaacataaatgtattgttctacattccttattaTGACAAGAAatgtgacaaattccacaaaaACAtggttaagtattttgatttaatacTATTGAAATtcccaaatcgttgatcaatacgattaaaaCAGGTACAACATATGTCAAATTCACTGCACGTTTAAACattaaccactgaggagttgatgaaattatttttagacaagaacatgcatcttaCAATGTTAACgcaactgtaagagcgatttgattagttctagacaaaaaattgtTTACTACACAgacaagggtcagggttcggcatacaaggctatgtgtaatggcgattgaactTTTCACTTACATTTGACTACAGTgagcttttctgacatatcacagttaaacaaactaatctaatttcccttagaactagtttgttttcgaaatatgtgcaagtttaaatgtactcttagaccgaattgtccctttaaagcaACCTATGTTTTGAGAATTTTAATTGCCCATGACATACTTGAAAATTAATCACACCAGAAAATGATTTACCTTGATGAAGAAGTAAGCTAAAGAATAAGAAAACAGATACATACCCTAGATTTAAATGTGGCAGTGGTGCCCTCTTTATGAAGTGTCCATAGTCCAGACTCCTGGTCAAACTTAGCTTCAGTCACAGGCCAATCCTCCCTCAGGTCCGCCCCTATCCTAAGTAATGCTTATCTTTATAACACATGTTATGTAACTAATATCACATTTGTTAACTTTTGCCATCATACTATTTGTGTCACTTGAACACATGTATAGTTTTAAGTAATTAAAATGGAAATTCTACAACATTAAGATATTCAGAATGTGTTTGTTATAGTTACAATATAACTGTTATGGTATTTAATTTTTTCCAATACAATTTGTACTTACTTTCTTGCTGCCTTGGTGAGAGCTTTGTCCGATACTCATTTTCTATCTGCCTTGGTGACAACTTTGACAAATACTCACCTCCAGGCATTTGTTTTGTCCAATCCTCATGTCCCTGCATGTCCCTGCCTCCTAAGTTGGTGACAGCTAGTTTTATCCAGTACTCACCTTCTTGCTGCCTTGGCGATAGCTTCGTCCAAGTGTATACGTTTACAGGCGATAGCAGCAGGTATATCCCCAAGTCCTTCCTTACTTCGGCCAATATAGCTCAGGCCACCAGGACTACACAGCCCTCCACTGTCTGCCTGACAGGTTCAACAATATACAgttattaaagtgaacagtcgggcaaggatggctaaagtcggtaaaaatggtgtgaatgtatccagtataatttcttatgaaatagaaaaataaaatctttcgtcaaaatctgtctgcgtacaaagaaatttatttaaacTATAGCATTCCTAATAcctcctcccggctgactatgtccgtggttacatttccacgcagccttgctttcaatgctttcaactttctttatttcaatggtcagaactgggaaacgaaagcagaacttgaccgtccgTAATACACTTTGTACTTACTTTCTTGCTGCCTTGGTGAGAGCTTTGTCCGATACTCATTTTCTATCTGCCTTGGTGACAACTTTGACAAATACTCACCTCCAGGCATTTGTTTTGTCCAATCCTCATGTCCCTGCCTCCTAAGTTGGTGATAGCTAGTTTTATCCAGTACTCACCTTCTTGCTGCCTTGGCGATAGCTTCGTCCAAGTGTATACGTTTACAGGCGATAGCAGCAGGTATATCCCCAAGTCCTTCCTTACTTCGGCCAATATAGCTCAGGCCACCAGGACTACACAGCCCTCCACTGTCTGCCTGACAGGTTCAACAATATACAGTTATTAATGTCATACTCAAAAGTTTATGCTTTTCTTACATAAATAGAATTAACACCACTACCTTCCTATTGATGTATTTTGTACAgtaattcaaattcaaattgcatttgatatcatCTATCACTGAATACAAaaattttcttattattatctAGACATAACAGACATCACTATCTATATGTACCCTGTGTATTACTGCATAATTATATAGCATTTTCCTTCTTAATTTACTATTGTAGTaactaaaacctgtataatccggAAATCTGCCTATATCAGCCAAATATGCAGGTCCTAGCGATAGGTATTAATTaagacaatatatacatgtttcatATGTTTGCCAGGATAAGGTCATCCTAACTGTGTCTATACATACCACGTGAGCTTTCTTGTCCTTCAGGAGTTGATCATACAGGCCCATCTCCATCAGGATTTCAATGGCAGTCTTACATACAGCATCCCCACAGTATTTATCCCGGGGGAATTTCTTCTTCTCTAACAACAGGCACTTCCATCCCAGCTTACctaaacaaattttaatgtaatataatgtatttaattCACTTTTCATTGTGTATTTT
The Argopecten irradians isolate NY chromosome 9, Ai_NY, whole genome shotgun sequence DNA segment above includes these coding regions:
- the LOC138331717 gene encoding conditioned medium factor receptor 1-like, translating into MVALWLGIFLCFLLSILFVYFVYLRPAKEQDVKSFPTRYPHDKDKNLDKDHYDVAIVGAGPAGATCGYFLGKLGWKCLLLEKKKFPRDKYCGDAVCKTAIEILMEMGLYDQLLKDKKAHVADSGGLCSPGGLSYIGRSKEGLGDIPAAIACKRIHLDEAIAKAARRIGADLREDWPVTEAKFDQESGLWTLHKEGTTATFKSRVLVCTDGAPSHLGTQLGLITRPPDSNCSRAYVEGGTHKFKADGVVFYNKGMLPGYSALFRHPNDVLNYCVYIIPGNPKVTPDDLTHWHDDLMKNDPNISRALGDDFKIERMKAASLRLGGEKVTYGDHVLIVGDAAGMIDPMTGEGIHHAMEGGKMAAMFLDETLTHGSYNKDVMQIYHHRWMNKFGFDFRWSMAFCQLTYRFPILLDAATAAVIRKGDKFLLKWTDIMTGRVPKIHMLKPEFTLTITFELIRLCVFRLFGMSVGKQKKSS